The genome window GGAGGAGAGTGCCCGCTCTGCCGCACCTTTCACGAAGAAGTCAAACACGGCCCGGCCGCAGAAATATGGAGCAGAACCAGGAGCAGGTCGGCGAGCATACCGGACGACGACCCAGTTCTGGTCACAATTGCGCGCGCTGAAAAGGCAGTGGAGCGATGAATACAACGTTAAGAACCGTGCTGAGAAATAGAGAACCACGAGGTCTGCCCGAGACGACTTTATGATGCTCGTGCCCATCTATGTTGCCCCAAGTTCCATTCATGGGGTCGGTGTGTTCGCGGCAGAGCCGATCGCGAAAGGAACCACGGTCTGGATACCACTTTACGACCGCAAATTTACTGACGCCGAGGTCGCGGAGATGCCGCGATTGATGCGTGAGTTTATCGATGTATACGGCTACAAGGACGATCGCTATCCCGGCATTGTTTTTTGTGGCGTGGATAATGGCCGTTTCATGAACCATTCCGATACACCCAATACGGACCAGCTTGAAGAGGGTAATGTAGCGGTGCGTGCTATTGCAGCAGGAGAAGAATTGACTTGCGACTACGCACTGATGGGAGAAGAGCCTCCTGGGCCGAGACCAAAAAGCTGATTTTCGTCTTCCGTCTGTTTGGCGGCAAAAACCTCTGCCCAGCAGTTTCAATAAAGATACACAAGTCTGCCTGTTCATTCTGGAGGCGTCATGATGGTTGTTCGAACATATCTTGCCCTAAGCCCGATTCATGGCGTAGGTCTGTTCGCCGCGGAACCGATCGCGGTCGGCGCACCAATATGCGTTTTTGATGAGCGATACGACCTTATTTTCATCGACAAAGAGGTTGAGACAATGCCGGCTCCAATGCAATTGTTCGTGCGGTGTTTTGGCTTTAAAGATCCGTTGGATCCCGGCTTTACCTTCTGTGATTTTGATAATGGCCGATTCATGAACCACTCCGACACGCCGAACGTGAACCAGGTTGACGGCGTTAATTATGCAGCGCGTGATATTCCTGCCGGGGAAGAGTTAACGTGCGACTACCGCCTGCTCGGGGTCTGGGAACTTACACAGCCGGAGGAGATGAACAAAAGTCGAAATTGACGGAAAGCGCTCTGCCCTCCTGTACGACAAGCTCAATCCAAAAACCTTTCATTCTTAGGAGTGTTTTCTCTCATTCGATTTGGTTCCATGACAAACACAGTAACTGCGCCGGTAGAGTCCCAGGTCGTGAAGGTAGCCGAACAGGTAGTTGCGAGCCGCCCATGGCATCAAATCGCGATGCGTGTACCCGAAGGACGAGAGGCTGACCGATGGTTCCAGCGAGACTACATAGTGGGGCCAGCC of Terriglobales bacterium contains these proteins:
- a CDS encoding SET domain-containing protein-lysine N-methyltransferase; translation: MMLVPIYVAPSSIHGVGVFAAEPIAKGTTVWIPLYDRKFTDAEVAEMPRLMREFIDVYGYKDDRYPGIVFCGVDNGRFMNHSDTPNTDQLEEGNVAVRAIAAGEELTCDYALMGEEPPGPRPKS
- a CDS encoding SET domain-containing protein, whose translation is MMVVRTYLALSPIHGVGLFAAEPIAVGAPICVFDERYDLIFIDKEVETMPAPMQLFVRCFGFKDPLDPGFTFCDFDNGRFMNHSDTPNVNQVDGVNYAARDIPAGEELTCDYRLLGVWELTQPEEMNKSRN